The window TTTTTGAGTGCCAGAAGACGTTCAGCGCACACTTCAGGCGCAACCACGTCGCTCTTGCTCAAAAACACATGCTCACTTTTCTCGGCGAACGATGCGCGATATGCCGTCAATTCACCGCGCACCGTGTTATAATCCGCGACCGGATCAAGTGATTCTGCAGAGATGAGGTGAAAGAGCGTCTTTGTACGCTCAACGTGCTGTAAGAAGCGAATACCCAACCCCTTCCCCTGCGACGCACCCTCAATAAGCCCGGGGATATCCGCAAGAATGAGCCCGTAGTATGAACCAAGATACGGCTCCAGTGTCGTAAAAGGATAATTCGCAACGCGACTTTTCGCGTTCGTGAGTTCATTGAGCAAGCTCGACTTTCCCGCATTCGGAAGCCCAACGAAACCGACATCGGCGATAAGTTTTAATTCAAGGCGAATATGAAAAAACTCTCCCGGCAACCCTTCTTGGAACTCCTTAGGGCTCGTGTTGGTCGAAGAACGGAAGTGAAAGTTACCTTTCCCACCCTTTCCACCACGAGCCACGAGCACGCGATCATGCGTGCTGATGATCTCCTGATCTTCTCCCGTATCAAGATTATGAATAACGGTGCCCACAGGAACCTTGAGCACTACTGGCTCCCCATCGCGACCATCACGAAACTGAGGATTACCATCTTCACCGTTATCTGCTTTGATCTCTTTTTTATTGCGAAACTGTGCAAGCGCGCCAATGTCCGCAACGCCCTCCATAAAAATATCTGCGCCATTTCCACCGCTGGCCCCAGAAGGGCCGAGGCTCATTTTGTTTTTATCAAAAGCGACGGCACCCGTGCCGCCATCACCAGCTTTTACGGTAATAGTTACGTCATCAACTAACATAAGAAAAGTATGCCACAAATAAGAGGCACACGCTACCAACTAGAATGAGCGGCGGCGAGGACGAAAACCACGGCGTGCACCGAATGTACGGCGGCGAGCGGCAAACGGACGATTACCCTGACTGCTCTGGCGAGCAAGCGGTGGCATCCCCGGACCTTCTGATGTAGGAATCTCCATGCGAATAATGCGTTCAATGTTACGCAACGTGCCACGTTGATCAGGTGTTGCGAGAGAAATAGCATGGCCCCCCGCACCTGCACGAGCGGTGCGACCAATGCGATGCACGTAATCTTCCGGATTCATCGGCAAATCAAAGTTAATGACTAGCTCAATACCTGTGACATCAATGCCACGAGACGCAATATCGGTAGCAACGAGCACGCGATACGCACCCGACTTAAACCCCGCAAGCGCCTCACGACGTTGGCCCAACGAACGATCAGCGTGCAGCTCAGCAACCGTGTGGCCCATGCCGCGGATCATATCCGTAAGCTTGCGTGCGCCATGTTTTGTTTTAGAGAAAATCAGTGTCGTGCCTGGATACTGTGTGAGCAGTTTCTCCACCATAGGAATCTTTGCTTCACGTGGCACAATGAAGATTTCTTGCGTCACACGAGACGCAGTAGTCCCTGCGGGCGCGATTTCAATACGAATAGGCAACTGCATGTGTCCCGTTGCAAGCTTCATAATCTCCGGAGGCATTGTTGCTGAAAACAGCATGGTTTGTCGCTCCTTGGAAATCATCTTCAGGATGGTGGTGATTTGATGCGCGAATCCCATGTCCAACATGCGGTCTGCTTCATCAAGAACCGCAATGCGCACACGCGTAAGATTAAAATTCTTCTGCTTGAGGTGATCCATGAAGCGTCCAGGGGTCGCTATGATGATGTGCGGATGGTTCCGCAGTGAGCGCACCTGCGGATACATAGGAGCACCACCAATGAGCACCGCCGTGCGCACGCCCATGCCTGCGCTTATATTCTGGATAGATTCTTCAACTTGCGTTGCAAGCTCACGCGTTGGCACAAGCACCAAGCCTTGCGCGTCCATATTGGAGAGGCGCTGAAGCATGGGCAGACAGAACGCGAGCGTTTTTCCAGTGCCTGTTTGAGCAATGCCGACAATGTCCTTACCTTCGATAGCAACGGGGATAACCTGCTGCTGAATAGGCGTCGGCTCTGTGTAGTGAATGCGTGCAAGCGCCTCCAAAAATAGGGGCGCGATGTTGAGTCCGGAAAACCCGGACGATGAAAGCGATGTGTTATTTTCCAAGGTAAAATACGAACTAGAGAACCCGCCGCGCGTTTCACAGAACCTCACCGCGAGAGATCAAAGCTACGTAGGGTAATCATACCATAAAACTGAAAAGAGATCAAATACGTTTACAGGCCAAGAAAGCGATACACCAGTAGCGCGGGCCAGATAAATGCTTTGAGAAGGCCTAAGACTCCCGCTCCAAATGAGTCTGCTTGCTGAATAAAATAAACAGCCGCGCCGATAAGTCCCATACCATATACCGCATCCGAAGAAGTGTTGTGATTCATACGCCCACTGTATACCTCTCCAACTCTTCTGAAAAGAACGGCCCCCGCGTTTCGGCGGGGGTAAGAGGAACAGGAACGGACTACTTGTAGTACGCATAGAGCTGCTGGGCGAGAAAGCGCCTGCGGAGAATCGCTGCTTCCTGCTCTAGCTCTGTCACATGCTGAGAGAGCAAGCGCTCGATATCCACGAGTACTTCCTGATCGAGCGAGATGATGTCAATCTCGTGCAGAGAGGCGTGCACCAACACCGGAGTAGCAACGCCAATCGAGCGCCATACGTGCACATCAATCCCCTGCGTCACACACCGAAAGCCAGAGCCCCAGCGGCGAACGGATCGCACCTTGTCGGATCGGTCCCGCAGAAGATCGCGTAGGCGCAGAAAGAACTTTCGCGAGATGCGCTCGATGATCTGGTCTTCCGACTCGTCATCAGGTCGCTCACCCGGAAACGGATTACTCATTGCCACATGGCACCTCCCAACGCAGAACGCTACACAGAAACGCCATTTTCGTCAAAAGAAAAAGGAGCTGGTCAGGCCACCTTACGAATGCGTGCTTCTTTTTGCGCTCGTGAAAGCCGCTTGATAGCCGCTTCACGTTTGAGCGCGGCACTCCGCGAAGCACACCGTTCTTGATACACCATCCGCAGCGCACCGTGAGCGCGCGTGTAGTTGCCACCTTTCCCCGCTTTGTGTTCACGCAAACGCCGCGCCACATCGGTGGTGATACCTGTATACAAACTCCCATCACGGCACTTCAGAATATAGACGACGTACATTCCTACTCTTTAGGCGCGCCCCACTGCCAGCGCGGCTTTTCCCCTGTCGCATATGCTACGCATAAAAACGCAGCGGTGAGCACAAGGACGGGAATCACGAACTCTCGCATGTTTGCTTGTATCGGAAGCGACGCGTCAATAAATCTGCTCAAGCGAATCACCAACCCAATATATATAAGAGTCACGAGCCACCCCTGCCACCGCACTGGTGTCCAGCCCCACCCGTACCACTTCCGCTTAAACCACAAACGATCGGGATTTTCGTGTATATAGCGAAGATAGGTTTTGATCATAGAACAGGGGTATATGCCCTCTTCTATTCTACTCCCCTAATTCCAAAATTTCATCAATCCGAATTTGGTGCACAAACTCTGGCACGTGACTCACGAGAATCATCGCACCTTGGTATGCATCGAGCGCCTTTGCAATCACGGGAATATGGCGGAAGTTTATGTGGTTTGTGGGTTCATCTAAAATTAAGAGGCCGGGCTTCTGGAGCACGAGATGAATAAACGCCACCAATCCCTTCTGGCCCTCAGACAAACTCCCGATTTTTGTGAAAATAGTATCTCCGGTGATGAGAAAACTCGCCGCAACACCGCGCAGCTCCTCGTCACTCAGTCCGGTGCCCAACTCTTTTAAAGATTCGAGCACAGTACGGTCAAAGGGCAGCGTTGAGAAGTCCTGACGGTAGTACCCGATCTTCACTCCCGGTGCGATAACCGCACCTTTTGCCTTTCCAGACGCAAGCGCCTCTAGGAGCGTACTCTTTCCAATGCCGTTCGGGCCAGAAAGTAACAAGTGCCGATTTTTGTGAAGTACAACGTTTACTTTTTTAGTCGTCGCTTTGTGGTTCTTGATCACCGAGACGGAAGAAATACTCACCACGGGCCCAATCAGTCCCTGCTGTGCAGGGATGGTGAACGGACGGATAGTTTTGTCTTCTTTGCGCACGTCTACCTGTGACTCTTCCATTTCTGCCGCATCTTCACGCATGCGTTTTGCAAGCAAGCGCAAGCGACCACCCTTCATGGCAAAGTAGTTCGCCTTCTCTTTCTTCTCTATAGCCTCTTTCGCCAGCCGGGCGTTTTTACTGTTTTCTTTTTCGATACGCGCGGCAATTTGTTCAACGACATCAAAGTAGTTGCCTTGGTACTGCTCAATTTTGCGCGTAAAGACATCAAGATACAGCACGCCATCGGTAAACGCGTTCAAAAAGTCTGCATCGTGAGAAATAACAACGCACGTTTTCTTATACTGCACCAAAAACTGCCGCAGATGCGCAATCCCCTCTTTGTCTAAATTATTTGTTGGCTCATCTAACAGAAGTACATCTGCGTCTTGAATAAGCGCGGATGCGAGCAAGAGACGGGCCTGTTGGCCTCCAGAAAAAGAGCGCACGATACGATCGTGTGGCGCATGGAGATTCACCACTTCAAGCACGGCGTCGATTTTGGGATCGATATCATGC of the Candidatus Paceibacterota bacterium genome contains:
- a CDS encoding ATP-binding cassette domain-containing protein — protein: MAHGESIIRFEKVSFEYGHKKPILSEVDFSIRRGAKITIMGQNGAGKSTLFHLMTPSGHAGALVPESGSVHRAPGLTIAMARQVIARDQLDMTVREFFQQCFAHKVHDIDPKIDAVLEVVNLHAPHDRIVRSFSGGQQARLLLASALIQDADVLLLDEPTNNLDKEGIAHLRQFLVQYKKTCVVISHDADFLNAFTDGVLYLDVFTRKIEQYQGNYFDVVEQIAARIEKENSKNARLAKEAIEKKEKANYFAMKGGRLRLLAKRMREDAAEMEESQVDVRKEDKTIRPFTIPAQQGLIGPVVSISSVSVIKNHKATTKKVNVVLHKNRHLLLSGPNGIGKSTLLEALASGKAKGAVIAPGVKIGYYRQDFSTLPFDRTVLESLKELGTGLSDEELRGVAASFLITGDTIFTKIGSLSEGQKGLVAFIHLVLQKPGLLILDEPTNHINFRHIPVIAKALDAYQGAMILVSHVPEFVHQIRIDEILELGE
- a CDS encoding DEAD/DEAH box helicase; protein product: MENNTSLSSSGFSGLNIAPLFLEALARIHYTEPTPIQQQVIPVAIEGKDIVGIAQTGTGKTLAFCLPMLQRLSNMDAQGLVLVPTRELATQVEESIQNISAGMGVRTAVLIGGAPMYPQVRSLRNHPHIIIATPGRFMDHLKQKNFNLTRVRIAVLDEADRMLDMGFAHQITTILKMISKERQTMLFSATMPPEIMKLATGHMQLPIRIEIAPAGTTASRVTQEIFIVPREAKIPMVEKLLTQYPGTTLIFSKTKHGARKLTDMIRGMGHTVAELHADRSLGQRREALAGFKSGAYRVLVATDIASRGIDVTGIELVINFDLPMNPEDYVHRIGRTARAGAGGHAISLATPDQRGTLRNIERIIRMEIPTSEGPGMPPLARQSSQGNRPFAARRRTFGARRGFRPRRRSF
- the obgE gene encoding GTPase ObgE, producing MLVDDVTITVKAGDGGTGAVAFDKNKMSLGPSGASGGNGADIFMEGVADIGALAQFRNKKEIKADNGEDGNPQFRDGRDGEPVVLKVPVGTVIHNLDTGEDQEIISTHDRVLVARGGKGGKGNFHFRSSTNTSPKEFQEGLPGEFFHIRLELKLIADVGFVGLPNAGKSSLLNELTNAKSRVANYPFTTLEPYLGSYYGLILADIPGLIEGASQGKGLGIRFLQHVERTKTLFHLISAESLDPVADYNTVRGELTAYRASFAEKSEHVFLSKSDVVAPEVCAERLLALKNAGISAEPLSIHDSESLARVEAILRDIQKEK
- a CDS encoding GIY-YIG nuclease family protein, whose amino-acid sequence is MYVVYILKCRDGSLYTGITTDVARRLREHKAGKGGNYTRAHGALRMVYQERCASRSAALKREAAIKRLSRAQKEARIRKVA